From a region of the Bacteroidia bacterium genome:
- the groES gene encoding co-chaperone GroES translates to MATVKIKPLADRVIIEAAAAEEKTAGGIIIPDTAKEKPQKGKVIAVGTGKKDEPITVKIGDHVLYGKYAGTEIQIEGKEYLIMRESDIFAIV, encoded by the coding sequence ATGGCAACAGTAAAAATTAAACCGCTCGCAGATAGAGTAATTATAGAAGCCGCTGCAGCAGAAGAGAAAACAGCCGGAGGAATTATTATCCCCGATACAGCAAAAGAAAAACCTCAAAAAGGAAAAGTAATCGCTGTTGGAACAGGAAAAAAAGACGAGCCAATAACTGTTAAAATTGGCGATCACGTGCTTTACGGAAAATATGCTGGAACCGAAATCCAAATTGAAGGCAAAGAATACCTCATCATGCGCGAATCTGATATTTTCGCGATTGTATAA
- the secG gene encoding preprotein translocase subunit SecG, with protein MNTLIEVLISIVSIVLILVVLVQNSKGGGLSSSFASSNQVMGVRKTTDFLEKATWALAIGLLVLSLFSVPFSSSSSNTTDNSTAAPQESVTRKKAQEMGNVNSFQNNAIPAPAATAAPAEGTKKGAAPAADKKK; from the coding sequence ATGAATACACTCATCGAAGTTTTAATCAGCATTGTCAGCATTGTGCTGATATTGGTTGTTCTTGTACAAAATTCAAAAGGAGGCGGTTTGTCGTCATCCTTCGCATCTTCTAACCAAGTGATGGGCGTTCGTAAAACAACCGACTTTTTAGAAAAAGCAACTTGGGCACTTGCAATTGGATTGTTAGTATTGAGTTTATTTTCAGTACCATTCAGCTCTTCTTCGAGCAATACAACAGATAATTCAACCGCTGCTCCGCAAGAATCCGTTACGCGCAAAAAAGCGCAAGAAATGGGCAACGTCAATTCTTTCCAAAACAATGCAATTCCCGCTCCAGCTGCTACAGCAGCTCCTGCTGAGGGAACAAAAAAAGGAGCAGCTCCTGCCGCCGACAAGAAAAAATAA